In a genomic window of Phoenix dactylifera cultivar Barhee BC4 unplaced genomic scaffold, palm_55x_up_171113_PBpolish2nd_filt_p 002535F, whole genome shotgun sequence:
- the LOC103710326 gene encoding putative cis-zeatin O-glucosyltransferase — protein sequence MVLVEAMQVQEVAVVMVPFAAQGHLNQLLHLSLLLSARGLAVHYAAPPSQIRQAKSRLQGWQPAALHAIHFHDLPIPPFSTPPPDPNAATKFPNHLIPLWESTLQLRSPLISLFHSLSAVSRRLVVVYDPLLSFAAQEAATLPNAEVYGFHCVPAFFHLSYKSSVQDEPAQPKPKHLEAILCQSFDDCFTNEFLEFVTTHRVLPDSVAADGGLMNTCRPIEGELVDLLAEDPFYRGKKKLFAIGPLNPGTTPKGDGGRRHACLEWLDKQPPASVVYVSFGTTSTMMDEQINELAIGLQRSGQRFIWVLRDADIGDIYAECEESRERKLPPDYERKVEGVGMVVRGWAPQLEILAHPATGGFMSHCGWNSCMESLSMGVPVMAWPMHSDQPSNAVLVTEFLKVGVVAREWARRKEILPAGEIEESIKRVMVSEEGQEIRRRAKALGNAVREAASEGGSSRAELDSFVAHVSR from the coding sequence ATGGTCCTCGTCGAAGCAATGCAGGTCCAGGAGGTGGCCGTGGTGATGGTGCCCTTCGCGGCCCAAGGCCACCTCAACCAGCTCCTCcacctctccctcctcctctccgccCGCGGCCTCGCTGTCCACTATGCCGCCCCCCCCTCCCAAATCCGCCAGGCCAAGTCCCGCCTCCAAGGCTGGCAACCCGCAGCCCTCCATGCCATCCACTTCCACGACCTCCCCATCCCTCCTTTCTCCACCCCTCCCCCGGACCCCAACGCTGCCACCAAATTCCCCAACCACCtgattcccctctgggaatctACTCTCCAACTCCGCTCTCCTCTCATCTCCCTGTTCCACTCTCTCTCCGCCGTCTCCCGCCGCCTCGTCGTCGTCTACGACCCCCTCCTCTCCTTCGCCGCCCAGgaggccgccaccctccccAACGCCGAGGTCTACGGCTTCCACTGCGTCCCGGCCTTCTTCCACCTCTCCTACAAGTCGTCAGTCCAAGATGAGCCTGCCCAACCGAAACCAAAGCATCTCGAAGCCATCCTTTGCCAGTCCTTCGACGACTGTTTCACCAACGAGTTCTTAGAATTCGTTACCACGCACAGGGTCCTCCCGGACAGTGTCGCCGCCGACGGCGGCCTCATGAACACCTGCCGCCCGATTGAGGGCGAGCTCGTCGACCTGCTTGCTGAAGACCCATTTTACAGGGGCAAGAAAAAACTATTTGCAATCGGCCCTTTAAATCCTGGAACTACTCCAAAAGGAGACGGCGGTCGACGGCATGCATGCTTGGAGTGGCTCGACAAGCAGCCGCCGGCGTCGGTCGTGTATGTATCATTCGGGACGACGTCGACGATGATGGACGAGCAGATAAACGAGCTGGCGATCGGGTTGCAGCGCAGCGGGCAGCGGTTCATTTGGGTGTTGAGGGATGCCGACATAGGAGACATATATGCTGAGTGCGAGGAGAGTCGAGAAAGGAAATTGCCGCCGGATTATGAACGGAAGGTGGAGGGGGTGGGGATGGTGGTGAGAGGGTGGGCGCCGCAGCTTGAGATCTTGGCCCACCCTGCGACGGGTGGGTTCATGAGCCACTGTGGGTGGAATTCATGCATGGAGAGCCTCAGCATGGGGGTGCCTGTCATGGCGTGGCCGATGCACTCCGACCAGCCGAGTAACGCCGTGCTGGTGACGGAGTTTCTGAAGGTCGGGGTGGTAGCGAGGGAATGGGCTCGCCGGAAGGAGATTTTGCCGGCCGGAGAGATAGAGGAGTCGATCAAGAGAGTTATGGTGAGTGAAGAAGGGCAGGAGATCAGGAGACGTGCTAAGGCCTTGGGCAATGCTGTTCGAGAGGCTGCATCCGAGGGTGGGTCATCTCGAGCTGAATTGGACTCCTTCGTTGCCCATGTTAGCAGATGA